From Paenibacillus sp. PK3_47, the proteins below share one genomic window:
- a CDS encoding TetR/AcrR family transcriptional regulator, with protein MGRNRAYNEDQVLDAAMQLFWEKGYEATSLSDLTSRMQIQRPSIYSGFGGKRELFEAALRKYTTAHASEIRTRLQSGPSVKEAFRAFFEAVVEDEYAALPRKGCFCINTMVELAPHDEKFEILTREHQMYLSVIFQETIERGIQSGELESGMDIKAVSQSLVVSLIGLTVLLKSRPKRSFVDNTIKTALTLLK; from the coding sequence ATGGGACGTAACCGGGCATATAACGAGGATCAAGTATTAGATGCAGCTATGCAGCTTTTCTGGGAGAAAGGGTATGAAGCTACTTCATTAAGTGATTTAACTTCCCGGATGCAGATTCAACGACCCAGTATATACTCAGGTTTTGGAGGGAAAAGGGAGTTATTCGAAGCCGCACTGCGCAAGTATACAACAGCCCATGCTTCCGAGATCCGGACCAGACTGCAAAGCGGACCATCTGTAAAAGAAGCGTTTCGCGCTTTCTTTGAAGCTGTGGTTGAGGATGAGTACGCAGCACTCCCTAGAAAAGGGTGTTTTTGCATTAATACGATGGTTGAACTTGCACCTCATGATGAGAAATTTGAAATTCTCACAAGAGAACATCAAATGTATTTATCTGTAATATTTCAGGAAACCATCGAACGGGGGATTCAATCAGGCGAGCTGGAGAGTGGAATGGACATCAAAGCTGTATCCCAGTCGCTGGTCGTGTCGTTAATTGGATTAACCGTGCTGCTCAAGTCCCGTCCAAAGCGCTCTTTCGTTGATAATACGATCAAAACTGCGCTTACCCTTCTTAAGTAA
- a CDS encoding ABC transporter permease, with amino-acid sequence METAKKHFFSDMSVMLGRSMRHIFRSMDTILTVCITPVAMMLLFVYVFGGAIDTGTDNYVNYLLPGILLMAIASGVAYVAYRLFMDKQRGILERFHSMPIARSTVLWGHVLTSVVSNFISIAVIILTALIMGFRSPAGILSWLAVAGILLLFTLALTWVAAIAGLSAATMEGASAFSYPLIFLPFISSAFVPTESMPAVVRVFAENQPVTPIVEAIRALLSEQPAGNDIWAALAWCTGILFIAYIFAVRAYKRNAG; translated from the coding sequence ATGGAGACGGCAAAAAAACATTTTTTTAGCGATATGAGTGTTATGCTTGGCCGTTCCATGCGCCATATTTTTCGCAGTATGGACACCATCCTTACGGTCTGTATCACCCCGGTTGCAATGATGCTGCTGTTCGTTTATGTGTTTGGCGGAGCCATTGACACAGGTACCGATAACTATGTGAACTACCTGCTGCCCGGTATCCTGCTTATGGCTATTGCCAGCGGGGTTGCTTATGTGGCCTACCGGCTGTTTATGGATAAACAGCGGGGGATCCTTGAGCGGTTCCACTCCATGCCGATTGCACGTTCCACCGTACTTTGGGGGCATGTGCTGACCTCGGTGGTATCCAACTTTATTTCTATTGCCGTTATCATTCTTACAGCGCTTATTATGGGCTTCCGATCGCCGGCAGGGATATTATCCTGGCTTGCCGTAGCCGGTATACTTTTGCTGTTTACGCTGGCATTGACTTGGGTGGCAGCCATTGCCGGATTGTCAGCTGCAACGATGGAAGGGGCAAGCGCCTTTTCTTACCCGCTAATCTTCCTTCCATTCATCAGCTCGGCGTTTGTGCCGACTGAATCCATGCCCGCAGTTGTCCGTGTCTTCGCCGAGAATCAGCCCGTAACCCCCATTGTGGAAGCGATCCGCGCGCTCCTGTCCGAACAGCCGGCGGGCAATGACATATGGGCCGCTCTGGCGTGGTGTACCGGGATCCTGTTCATAGCTTATATCTTTGCGGTCCGTGCTTATAAACGGAATGCCGGTTAA
- a CDS encoding ATP-binding cassette domain-containing protein, which translates to MEKAIEVKGLKKSFKRTEVLKGVDFEVKKGEIFALLGANGAGKTTVVRILTTLLKHDGGTAAVNGFNVTTNPGEVRQAISLTGQFAAVDEILTGRENLIMIARLRHLEQPRQAADELLKRFGLTEAADRRPSAYSGGMRRRLDIALSLIGKPQIIFLDEPTTGLDPEARIEVWKIVRELAEGGTTVFLTTQYLEEAEQLADRISILHEGRIIAEGTLAELKKLFPAAKVEYVEKQPTLEEIFLAITAKKEAI; encoded by the coding sequence ATGGAAAAAGCCATTGAAGTGAAAGGCTTGAAAAAGTCTTTTAAGCGCACGGAGGTTCTAAAGGGTGTTGATTTTGAAGTGAAGAAAGGTGAAATTTTCGCTCTGCTGGGCGCAAACGGCGCGGGCAAGACAACGGTAGTCAGAATTCTCACTACATTGCTCAAGCATGACGGGGGTACTGCCGCCGTTAACGGATTTAACGTCACGACAAACCCGGGGGAGGTGCGGCAAGCGATCAGTCTCACGGGACAGTTTGCTGCCGTGGATGAGATTCTGACCGGGCGGGAAAATCTGATCATGATTGCCAGGCTGCGGCATCTGGAACAGCCGCGTCAGGCTGCGGACGAATTGCTGAAACGTTTTGGCTTAACGGAAGCTGCAGACCGCAGGCCATCTGCTTATTCGGGTGGTATGCGCCGCAGGCTCGACATTGCCTTAAGCCTTATCGGCAAACCGCAGATCATTTTCCTCGATGAGCCGACCACCGGACTTGACCCTGAGGCCCGGATTGAAGTTTGGAAGATTGTAAGAGAACTTGCCGAAGGCGGTACCACGGTATTCCTGACCACACAGTATTTAGAGGAGGCCGAGCAGCTTGCCGACCGGATATCCATTCTGCATGAAGGCAGAATTATCGCAGAGGGTACACTTGCAGAGCTCAAAAAGCTGTTTCCTGCAGCGAAGGTGGAGTATGTGGAGAAACAGCCGACATTAGAGGAGATTTTTCTCGCAATTACCGCTAAGAAGGAGGCCATCTAA
- a CDS encoding aldo/keto reductase, with amino-acid sequence MNYRKLGNTGLSVSEVSFGTWAIGGDWGNSSDEDGLKGLELAMEQGVNFFDTADVYGGGHAEELLAKATKGKEDEVHIATKFCRAGDIHDPDNYSARRVSEYAEQSLRRLQREAIDLYQIHCPPIDILRDGSVFAVLDKLKSEGKIRHYGVSVETIEEGLLCLNYPGVEALQVIFNLFRQQPALELFPRAAEQGVGILVRLPLASGLLTGKFNENSTFQANDHRNFNANGEQFNVGETFAGLPFAKGVELARSLEWISEGRDNMARASMRWILDHPAVSCVIPGFKNKTQVSDNLKTIEIPSFTPAEMERLASFYQDEVAPHIRGGI; translated from the coding sequence ATGAACTACCGCAAACTTGGAAATACAGGGTTATCTGTCAGTGAAGTCAGCTTTGGTACCTGGGCAATTGGCGGCGACTGGGGAAACAGTTCTGATGAGGATGGCCTGAAGGGCCTGGAGCTGGCAATGGAGCAAGGCGTCAACTTTTTCGATACAGCAGACGTTTACGGTGGTGGACATGCCGAAGAACTGCTGGCCAAAGCGACAAAGGGCAAAGAGGATGAGGTACATATAGCCACCAAGTTCTGCCGTGCGGGCGACATCCATGATCCAGACAATTATTCGGCGCGCCGGGTGAGTGAATATGCCGAACAAAGCCTGCGCCGTCTGCAGAGAGAAGCAATTGACCTGTATCAGATCCACTGCCCGCCGATCGACATTCTGCGCGACGGCAGCGTATTTGCGGTGCTGGACAAGCTGAAATCCGAGGGCAAAATCCGCCATTACGGCGTAAGCGTCGAGACGATCGAAGAAGGCCTGCTGTGCCTGAATTATCCCGGGGTTGAAGCTCTCCAAGTAATCTTTAATCTGTTCCGCCAGCAGCCTGCGCTGGAGCTGTTCCCGCGTGCAGCAGAGCAAGGAGTGGGAATCCTGGTTCGCCTGCCGCTGGCCAGCGGGCTGCTGACAGGTAAATTTAATGAAAACAGCACCTTCCAGGCGAACGATCACCGCAATTTCAATGCCAACGGCGAGCAGTTCAATGTCGGCGAGACTTTTGCCGGGCTGCCATTCGCTAAAGGCGTGGAGCTGGCCCGCAGTCTGGAATGGATCAGTGAAGGCCGAGATAACATGGCCAGAGCCTCCATGCGCTGGATTCTCGACCATCCTGCAGTAAGCTGCGTCATTCCCGGGTTCAAGAACAAAACCCAGGTCAGCGATAACCTGAAGACAATCGAGATCCCTTCATTTACACCGGCGGAAATGGAACGGCTGGCGTCCTTTTATCAGGACGAGGTTGCTCCGCATATCCGCGGGGGAATTTAA
- a CDS encoding NUDIX domain-containing protein, which translates to MTAAIDKIAWIHIVDGKVLGARSKGKDTYYFPGGKRESGETDAETLIREIQEELSVQINPETITEFGTFEAEAHGKAEGVRVKMTCLFADYTGELSPASEIEELAWLTYEDRERVSAVSRIIFDHLREKKLIA; encoded by the coding sequence ATGACAGCAGCCATCGATAAAATTGCCTGGATTCACATCGTAGACGGAAAAGTGCTGGGAGCACGGTCTAAAGGGAAGGACACTTATTATTTTCCCGGAGGCAAAAGGGAGAGCGGAGAAACGGATGCGGAGACTTTGATCCGGGAGATCCAGGAGGAGCTATCTGTTCAGATCAATCCGGAGACCATTACGGAATTTGGCACGTTTGAAGCGGAAGCTCACGGCAAAGCGGAGGGCGTCCGTGTGAAAATGACTTGTCTGTTTGCGGATTACACAGGTGAGTTGAGCCCGGCCTCGGAAATTGAGGAGCTTGCCTGGCTTACCTATGAGGACCGGGAGCGGGTATCGGCCGTCAGCCGGATTATTTTTGACCACTTGCGTGAGAAGAAGCTGATTGCTTAA
- a CDS encoding anthranilate phosphoribosyltransferase yields MHMINILKEVARGKRGARDLSYEEAAHAAEAILGRTASPVQIGAFLIAERIKLESLEELEAFVAVTRKYARREPVQQGLDCAGPYDGRKNSFVATFPTSFLLSAAGLPVTLHGSASLPPKWGITLQDIIGQSGIDISQQSRTEAIEAAGRSGVLFANSELWCPPLGNIRTLREDIGMRTIFNTVEKLMDFSCSPYIVFGIFHNTVFDRISRLIIKLGYQKGLIVQGAEGSEDLFIDRPNRVYRIRNGEAHMDIIDPDALGLETMVPKMDWTARLQLQTAEEVLQGGGHMAFYNQTLLNGAARLHLAGKVNSIEEGVYTCKHLLDNGEAWEVYTKWRSTLLGKASVGPV; encoded by the coding sequence ATTCATATGATTAATATTCTAAAAGAAGTCGCCAGAGGCAAACGCGGCGCGAGAGATTTAAGCTACGAGGAAGCGGCGCATGCAGCCGAAGCTATACTGGGCCGGACGGCCTCACCGGTACAAATCGGCGCTTTTCTGATTGCCGAGCGGATCAAGCTGGAGAGCCTCGAAGAGCTTGAAGCCTTTGTGGCTGTCACCCGGAAGTATGCCCGCCGGGAGCCGGTTCAGCAAGGGCTGGATTGTGCCGGGCCGTATGACGGGCGGAAGAACTCTTTTGTCGCCACGTTCCCTACCTCTTTTCTGCTGTCCGCTGCCGGATTGCCGGTTACCCTGCATGGTTCAGCTTCCCTGCCGCCAAAATGGGGCATTACCCTGCAGGATATCATAGGGCAGTCAGGTATTGATATTTCTCAGCAGAGCCGTACAGAAGCCATTGAGGCTGCCGGAAGAAGCGGAGTATTGTTCGCCAATTCCGAACTATGGTGCCCGCCGCTTGGTAATATCCGCACACTCCGCGAGGACATCGGGATGCGGACGATTTTTAATACGGTAGAGAAGCTGATGGACTTTTCCTGCTCTCCTTATATCGTATTCGGCATTTTCCACAACACGGTATTTGACCGTATATCCCGCCTGATTATCAAGCTCGGGTATCAAAAAGGGCTGATCGTGCAGGGTGCCGAAGGCTCCGAGGATCTCTTCATCGACAGGCCCAACCGGGTATACCGGATCCGAAACGGTGAAGCCCATATGGACATTATTGACCCGGATGCGCTAGGGCTCGAAACCATGGTTCCCAAGATGGACTGGACAGCGCGGCTGCAGCTTCAGACTGCCGAAGAGGTACTCCAGGGCGGCGGCCATATGGCCTTTTATAATCAGACACTGCTGAACGGCGCCGCACGCCTCCATCTTGCTGGCAAGGTTAATTCAATCGAAGAAGGCGTGTATACCTGCAAGCATCTGCTGGACAATGGCGAAGCGTGGGAAGTCTATACGAAATGGCGCAGCACTCTGCTGGGCAAGGCTTCTGTGGGGCCGGTGTAA
- a CDS encoding MFS transporter encodes MGEVLSITAKGSRMSRAVILLFAVACGLSVANIYFAQPILDELSSEFNIGHSTIGIVITISQSLYAAGLLLLVPLGDLLNQRQLIIGQMTLSTVALVIVGTASSAAALFAGLALVGLLAVVTQTIVAFAADMADPVQRGRVVGMVTSGIVTGILLARTVSGLLTDLAGWRSIYLFSAALMLIMNISLFKMLPGTSRAPQSLTYLQLLKSVFSLYAQERILRVRAVLALLIFADFSILWTSLVLPLSAPPISLSHTAIGAFGLAGAAGALGAAHAGKLADRGSGQKMTGLALSILIISWLLISYAERSLFVLVIGIILLDFAVQAVHVTNQSMILILRPEARSRLTAAYMVFYSLGSAAGSITSTQIYAHHGWAGVSLLGASVSVLALLFWALTRRAAASA; translated from the coding sequence ATGGGAGAGGTTCTCTCTATAACAGCTAAAGGTTCACGTATGTCTCGTGCTGTAATACTATTATTTGCAGTTGCCTGCGGATTATCTGTTGCCAACATCTATTTCGCCCAACCAATTCTCGATGAGTTATCCAGCGAGTTCAATATTGGACATTCAACCATTGGTATCGTTATTACGATCAGCCAGTCTCTTTATGCTGCAGGACTGTTGCTGCTGGTCCCGCTTGGTGATCTATTGAATCAACGCCAGCTCATTATCGGTCAAATGACCTTATCAACGGTTGCACTGGTCATCGTAGGTACAGCTTCCTCTGCGGCAGCACTTTTTGCAGGTCTGGCTTTAGTCGGACTGCTTGCCGTAGTGACGCAGACCATTGTAGCCTTCGCTGCGGACATGGCTGACCCTGTGCAGAGGGGACGAGTCGTCGGCATGGTAACCAGCGGCATTGTAACCGGCATCCTTCTTGCGAGGACAGTTTCAGGATTATTAACAGATCTTGCGGGTTGGCGTTCCATCTATTTGTTCTCTGCAGCCCTGATGCTGATTATGAACATTTCGCTATTTAAAATGCTGCCTGGCACCAGCCGTGCGCCACAATCACTGACCTATCTCCAACTGCTTAAGTCGGTGTTCAGCTTGTATGCGCAAGAACGGATCTTACGTGTCCGCGCTGTTTTGGCTCTGCTGATTTTTGCGGATTTCAGCATTTTATGGACATCGTTGGTGCTTCCGCTTAGTGCTCCGCCTATATCCCTCTCGCATACAGCTATCGGGGCCTTTGGACTCGCGGGAGCCGCCGGAGCGTTAGGCGCTGCACATGCGGGGAAGCTTGCTGACCGGGGGTCCGGGCAGAAGATGACGGGACTGGCTTTAAGCATTTTAATCATCTCGTGGCTGCTGATCAGCTATGCAGAACGCTCGCTTTTTGTACTAGTTATTGGAATTATTCTTCTGGACTTCGCGGTTCAGGCGGTACATGTTACCAATCAGAGCATGATCCTGATTTTACGGCCGGAGGCGCGCAGCAGGCTCACTGCCGCTTATATGGTTTTCTACTCCCTCGGCAGTGCTGCCGGTTCAATCACTTCAACCCAAATCTATGCTCATCATGGCTGGGCCGGGGTAAGCTTACTTGGTGCTTCTGTCAGTGTTCTGGCTCTACTGTTCTGGGCATTGACCCGCCGTGCTGCAGCTTCGGCCTGA
- a CDS encoding PadR family transcriptional regulator, producing the protein MLDNLTEMLKGVLEGCVLEIISRKDTYGYEITRQLNALGFTDVVEGTVYTILIRLEKNKLVETTKKPSELGPPRKFFSINDAGREELRMFWEKWAFVSSKLYELKERKE; encoded by the coding sequence ATGCTGGATAACCTGACGGAAATGTTAAAAGGCGTGCTTGAGGGCTGTGTCCTGGAAATTATTAGCCGCAAAGATACTTACGGCTATGAAATCACGCGGCAGCTGAACGCGCTCGGCTTCACAGATGTTGTAGAGGGAACGGTGTATACGATCCTGATCCGGCTTGAAAAAAACAAGCTGGTGGAGACCACTAAAAAGCCCTCCGAATTGGGACCGCCCAGAAAGTTTTTCTCGATTAATGACGCAGGGCGTGAAGAACTGAGAATGTTCTGGGAGAAATGGGCGTTTGTATCTTCGAAACTTTATGAGCTGAAGGAGCGAAAAGAATGA
- a CDS encoding DMT family transporter encodes MMIGLVLALFAGSLVALQNIFNTKVNEHTGSWTTTTLVLAMGFGGSLLMGLILEGKNMFTLQHMQPWYWISGMIGVGVVICLVQATRILGPTYAISIVLTAQLGFALLWDSLGWLGLTKVPFTMNQLIGVIVIVGGILVFKLGGGKEPEESGSPGKPHSQQAVRVD; translated from the coding sequence ATGATGATCGGACTTGTACTGGCGCTGTTTGCCGGTTCGCTTGTGGCTTTGCAGAATATTTTTAACACCAAGGTAAACGAACATACGGGTTCATGGACTACAACTACTCTGGTGCTGGCAATGGGCTTCGGGGGCTCTCTGCTGATGGGACTTATTCTGGAAGGTAAAAATATGTTCACGCTGCAGCACATGCAGCCCTGGTACTGGATCAGCGGGATGATTGGTGTCGGTGTCGTCATCTGTCTCGTGCAGGCAACCCGGATCCTGGGACCTACTTATGCGATTTCAATCGTTCTGACTGCACAGCTCGGATTTGCGCTGTTGTGGGATTCCCTGGGCTGGCTGGGACTGACCAAAGTTCCGTTTACCATGAACCAGCTGATTGGTGTCATCGTCATTGTCGGCGGAATTCTGGTCTTTAAGCTGGGCGGGGGGAAAGAGCCGGAAGAGTCGGGCTCTCCCGGTAAGCCGCATAGCCAGCAGGCGGTGCGTGTGGATTAA
- a CDS encoding DMT family transporter encodes MKGIIFALLAGACITLQGVANARISQDIGTWQAATITQLTGFLMSLLILLFVRDGKKQGLRKVKPLYLFGGALAAFIIFSEVTSIQKIGVTFTISALLIAQLCLTFIIDINGWFGVAKKKMRLPQFIGIGMMIVGVVILKL; translated from the coding sequence ATGAAAGGGATTATTTTCGCATTATTGGCGGGGGCATGTATCACACTACAAGGAGTGGCGAATGCCAGAATCAGCCAGGATATCGGCACATGGCAGGCGGCTACAATTACACAGTTGACCGGATTTCTCATGTCTTTGCTGATTCTGCTGTTCGTCCGGGATGGCAAAAAGCAAGGTTTAAGGAAAGTAAAGCCGCTGTATTTATTCGGCGGTGCTCTGGCCGCTTTTATTATTTTCAGCGAAGTAACGTCCATCCAGAAAATCGGTGTTACCTTCACCATTTCCGCGCTTTTGATCGCACAGCTGTGTCTGACTTTTATTATTGATATCAACGGATGGTTTGGTGTGGCCAAGAAAAAAATGCGTCTGCCGCAGTTCATCGGAATCGGAATGATGATTGTAGGCGTTGTGATCCTGAAGTTATAA
- a CDS encoding ANTAR domain-containing protein yields the protein MHSLLVIHDSRTENDTEPRSASSPASLLRSCGYVVGAAATREEAFDQTDVDAYILHLPITEVTAWRTPLIQHKIAPVLWWCTPLTATLSVNACEDSLMVDGILSPSMLPQEIHWILHFSARQCFERQQWLKEREQLLSRIEERKWIDMAKGILSKAKNISESEAYDLLRKQAMNERKRMVDVATSIVKVYQLLQDQT from the coding sequence ATGCATTCCCTGTTAGTAATTCATGATAGCAGAACAGAGAACGACACAGAACCGCGCTCAGCAAGCAGCCCGGCCAGCCTTCTCCGCTCCTGCGGATATGTTGTTGGAGCCGCAGCCACCCGGGAAGAAGCTTTTGATCAGACAGATGTCGATGCTTATATTCTTCACCTCCCGATTACAGAAGTTACGGCCTGGAGAACTCCCCTGATCCAGCACAAAATCGCTCCGGTTCTCTGGTGGTGCACCCCGCTTACAGCGACTTTATCTGTTAATGCCTGTGAAGACAGCCTTATGGTAGACGGGATTCTTTCCCCTTCCATGCTGCCTCAGGAAATCCACTGGATTCTGCATTTTAGCGCAAGGCAGTGCTTTGAACGGCAGCAGTGGCTAAAGGAACGGGAGCAGCTTCTGTCACGGATTGAAGAACGCAAATGGATTGATATGGCAAAAGGCATTCTCTCCAAAGCCAAAAACATCAGCGAATCCGAGGCTTACGACCTTCTGCGCAAACAGGCGATGAATGAACGGAAACGCATGGTTGACGTCGCTACTTCTATAGTGAAGGTGTATCAGCTGCTGCAGGATCAAACTTAA
- a CDS encoding DUF1048 domain-containing protein: MKIRDIIEGKKEWRAHVARVKALPQDYQIVYKEIQKYLFKVGPVELTEGTGLLSGIIDLFEEGASRGEGVLEVTGSDVAAFCDDLIKDSKTYADIYQESVAREVHQAVKKDTDKTR; the protein is encoded by the coding sequence ATGAAAATACGGGATATCATCGAAGGTAAAAAAGAGTGGCGGGCGCATGTAGCGCGTGTGAAAGCACTTCCTCAGGATTATCAGATTGTCTATAAAGAGATTCAGAAATACCTCTTTAAGGTGGGACCTGTAGAACTTACGGAAGGGACCGGGCTGCTCTCAGGAATTATCGACCTTTTTGAAGAGGGGGCTTCCCGGGGGGAAGGCGTGCTTGAAGTGACGGGCAGCGACGTGGCGGCTTTCTGTGACGATCTGATTAAAGATTCCAAAACCTATGCTGACATCTATCAGGAATCAGTTGCCCGGGAAGTTCATCAGGCTGTGAAAAAGGATACGGATAAAACAAGGTAA
- a CDS encoding phosphotransferase, which yields MEYGNALWDNVKNLPYRYCHGDLNRGNILQTPDGEMVLLDFDTSCSAFAIFDIMMVCNCTDYFSYNDDGYKETKGIYERFLTGYSDYHSLSENEMSAFYDFVAIMHYQLQATIIEIHGLDCVDEKFIDHQLEWLLKWREQCQRECS from the coding sequence ATGGAGTATGGAAACGCTCTATGGGACAATGTCAAAAATCTCCCGTACAGGTACTGCCACGGCGATCTGAACCGCGGAAATATTCTCCAAACGCCGGATGGGGAGATGGTTCTTTTGGATTTTGATACCTCATGCAGCGCATTTGCAATCTTTGACATCATGATGGTATGTAATTGTACTGATTATTTCAGCTATAATGACGATGGCTACAAAGAAACGAAGGGAATTTACGAAAGATTTTTAACAGGTTATTCGGACTATCACTCACTCTCGGAAAATGAAATGTCTGCATTTTATGATTTCGTTGCAATCATGCACTATCAGCTCCAGGCAACTATTATCGAAATCCATGGACTTGATTGTGTAGATGAAAAATTTATAGATCACCAGCTTGAATGGTTATTGAAGTGGAGGGAGCAGTGTCAAAGGGAATGCAGCTAG
- a CDS encoding DUF1048 domain-containing protein has product MNFWEKITGNDMTKEFKKFELRVKKLPADYQAAWEKINTNFWAHADFTGRNLMPILDGVLGLLEETAAEGQRVEEALGDDIKGFCAALAGEEGAKSIRDKWREQLNNNIARKLGK; this is encoded by the coding sequence ATGAACTTTTGGGAAAAGATTACCGGGAACGACATGACTAAAGAATTTAAGAAATTTGAATTGCGGGTCAAAAAACTTCCGGCTGATTATCAGGCGGCATGGGAAAAGATCAATACCAATTTTTGGGCGCATGCTGATTTCACCGGCCGGAATCTTATGCCCATTCTCGACGGTGTGCTAGGCCTGCTGGAAGAAACAGCGGCTGAAGGCCAGCGTGTCGAAGAGGCACTGGGGGACGATATCAAAGGCTTCTGTGCAGCACTGGCCGGTGAAGAAGGAGCCAAGTCCATCCGTGACAAATGGCGCGAGCAGCTCAACAATAATATCGCCAGAAAATTGGGCAAATAG
- a CDS encoding copper amine oxidase N-terminal domain-containing protein — protein MSKWKGLTFGILAAAIALSPDTVSAAAEYSIQLNYKESSVSNRKIISDGTMFVPLQQLAQDMGYALTWNQSTKTAKLVRPDSEVTLTTGTVKSAVNGTPVTLAHPPRIIKGKTYVPLVSAVKAMGGKTVYDSYSASLNIVDELRYSVAASKGRTYWVSQANGNVYSATSGGKPVLIGELPFADLTYTHRLIVRTLGKSDLLLLTDNHYAMFNDFSNGYQALIQNGNILKQMEYHYMTPSYAKAPIPPSTRPYMTDGKNIQLINPEGNLGKALELESLTGASGDFVTEYAAEDIILVRLLQNTRLYAIDPVTGVSTDLTGSLISSGDLKEWERADGSDPYIAGKMLTLKKRDGGVLTFTYSPIPDGKEKTVTYNLAD, from the coding sequence ATGAGTAAATGGAAAGGTTTAACCTTTGGTATCCTGGCCGCAGCCATCGCTTTAAGTCCGGATACCGTATCAGCTGCTGCTGAGTATAGCATCCAGTTGAATTACAAAGAATCATCGGTCTCTAACCGCAAAATCATATCGGACGGCACCATGTTTGTTCCGCTGCAGCAGTTGGCACAGGATATGGGTTACGCACTAACATGGAATCAGAGCACCAAAACCGCCAAGCTCGTCCGTCCGGACAGCGAGGTCACGCTGACAACCGGAACGGTGAAATCAGCAGTAAATGGCACGCCGGTCACATTGGCCCATCCGCCACGAATTATTAAAGGTAAAACTTATGTGCCGCTGGTATCTGCCGTAAAAGCTATGGGCGGTAAAACTGTTTACGATAGCTACAGCGCGAGTCTGAACATTGTAGACGAACTGCGTTACTCAGTAGCTGCTTCTAAAGGCAGAACCTATTGGGTGTCGCAAGCTAACGGTAATGTTTATAGCGCAACTTCAGGCGGCAAGCCTGTGCTTATCGGTGAACTTCCCTTTGCAGATTTAACATACACCCACAGACTGATTGTCCGGACTCTTGGCAAAAGCGATTTGCTGCTGCTTACCGATAACCACTACGCCATGTTCAATGACTTTAGCAACGGATACCAGGCACTAATTCAGAACGGCAACATCCTGAAGCAAATGGAGTATCATTACATGACGCCTTCCTATGCCAAAGCTCCAATCCCGCCATCCACCCGGCCTTATATGACAGACGGCAAGAATATTCAGCTGATCAATCCGGAGGGTAATCTCGGCAAGGCGCTTGAACTGGAAAGTCTTACGGGAGCGTCAGGAGATTTTGTAACAGAATATGCCGCTGAAGATATCATTCTGGTACGTTTGCTGCAAAATACCCGCTTGTATGCCATTGATCCTGTTACCGGAGTCAGTACAGATCTTACTGGATCATTGATCAGCAGCGGAGATCTTAAAGAGTGGGAGCGGGCGGATGGATCAGATCCTTATATCGCGGGCAAAATGCTTACACTGAAGAAGCGGGACGGCGGTGTACTGACTTTTACTTATTCTCCTATCCCTGATGGAAAAGAAAAGACGGTAACGTACAACTTGGCGGATTAA